A stretch of the Ensifer sp. PDNC004 genome encodes the following:
- the dusB gene encoding tRNA dihydrouridine synthase DusB, with the protein MCLKDMHLPIPALSSPLRIGSIEIRNRVALAPMSGVTDLPFRRLAWRFGAGFVVTEMVASRELVGNAQESWARLKNSGIKPHIVQLAGREAHWMAEAAKIAADNGADIIDINMGCPAKKVTGGYSGSALMRDPDHALSLVEATVNAVDVPVTLKMRLGWDENSINAPLIAKRAQEAGVKAITVHGRTRMQFYNGKADWDAIRLVREVVTAPLVANGDVETVADAEETLRRSGADAVMAGRSSQGRPWHVGLLAGAVKHPSPAEVADIFAEHYEMMLEFYGVEVGLRHARKHVAWYLDRAAPDMAGSEKAAILTSTDARFVRDRARAAMLDADPGKPEGEAVAEGIAA; encoded by the coding sequence ATGTGCCTGAAAGATATGCATTTGCCAATTCCGGCTCTTTCGTCTCCGCTTCGCATCGGATCCATCGAAATCCGCAACCGGGTTGCGCTCGCGCCGATGTCCGGCGTCACCGACCTACCATTCCGGCGGCTTGCCTGGCGCTTCGGCGCGGGTTTCGTCGTCACCGAAATGGTGGCGAGCCGTGAACTGGTCGGTAATGCCCAGGAATCCTGGGCGCGGCTGAAGAACTCCGGGATCAAGCCGCATATCGTCCAGCTTGCGGGCCGCGAGGCGCATTGGATGGCGGAGGCGGCGAAGATCGCCGCCGACAATGGCGCCGACATCATCGACATCAATATGGGCTGCCCGGCAAAGAAAGTGACGGGCGGTTATTCCGGATCGGCCCTGATGCGCGACCCCGATCATGCTTTGTCGCTGGTCGAGGCGACCGTCAACGCCGTCGATGTGCCGGTGACGCTGAAAATGCGGCTTGGATGGGACGAAAACTCGATCAACGCGCCGCTGATTGCCAAGCGGGCGCAAGAGGCAGGCGTGAAGGCGATCACCGTGCACGGTCGCACGCGCATGCAGTTCTACAACGGCAAGGCGGATTGGGATGCGATCCGGCTGGTTCGCGAGGTCGTTACCGCGCCGCTGGTCGCCAATGGTGACGTGGAGACGGTTGCCGACGCCGAGGAGACCCTTCGCCGATCGGGCGCGGACGCCGTCATGGCCGGCCGTTCCTCCCAAGGGCGCCCGTGGCACGTCGGCCTCCTTGCTGGCGCCGTGAAGCATCCATCGCCGGCGGAGGTCGCCGATATCTTTGCGGAGCACTACGAAATGATGCTCGAATTCTATGGCGTCGAGGTCGGCCTTCGGCATGCCCGTAAGCATGTTGCATGGTACCTCGATCGAGCCGCCCCTGACATGGCGGGGAGTGAAAAGGCGGCAATCCTGACATCGACCGATGCTCGTTTCGTCCGCGACAGGGCTCGCGCGGCGATGCTCGATGCCGACCCGGGCAAACCGGAAGGCGAGGCGGTCGCGGAAGGAATTGCGGCATGA
- a CDS encoding bifunctional 2-C-methyl-D-erythritol 4-phosphate cytidylyltransferase/2-C-methyl-D-erythritol 2,4-cyclodiphosphate synthase: MQPQEQLKCGVVIVAAGRGERAGQSAEGPKQYRTIGDRPVIAHTLDTFATWPDGGPIVVVIHPDDEALFDAARKRSAANDVIIVHGGATRQISVLAGLEALADIGARRVMIHDAVRPFADHALLSRCAAALSEDVKAVLPAVAVADTLKRAGKDGMVTETVPRDGLYGAQTPQTFDLQAILAAHRDAARSGRTDFTDDASIAEWAGLKVVLVEGAVDNVKLTLKRDIAMADEKLKRIALPDVRTGNGYDVHQLVEGDGVTLCGVFIAHTKKLSGHSDADVALHALTDALLATCGAGDIGDHFPPSEPQWKGAPSRIFLEHAAKIVRERGGVITNADVSLIAEAPKVGPHRQTMRENLADMLDISLDRCSVKATTNERLGFVGRDEGIAAIATATVIYGTLT; this comes from the coding sequence ATGCAGCCTCAAGAACAGCTCAAGTGCGGCGTCGTTATCGTTGCGGCAGGACGCGGCGAACGCGCCGGACAATCGGCCGAGGGTCCGAAGCAATACCGAACCATCGGCGACCGCCCCGTTATCGCCCATACGCTTGACACTTTCGCGACATGGCCGGACGGCGGCCCGATCGTCGTCGTCATCCATCCAGACGACGAGGCGCTGTTTGACGCTGCACGCAAGCGCTCCGCGGCCAACGACGTAATCATCGTCCACGGCGGCGCGACCCGGCAAATATCGGTGCTCGCCGGCCTTGAGGCCCTGGCCGACATCGGCGCGCGCCGCGTGATGATCCACGACGCGGTGCGCCCCTTTGCCGATCACGCACTGCTGTCGCGCTGCGCTGCGGCACTGAGTGAGGACGTCAAGGCCGTGCTGCCGGCAGTCGCCGTTGCAGACACGCTGAAGCGTGCCGGCAAGGATGGCATGGTCACGGAAACCGTGCCCCGCGACGGCCTTTATGGTGCGCAGACGCCGCAGACCTTCGATCTCCAGGCCATTCTTGCCGCCCACCGGGATGCGGCAAGAAGCGGCCGCACGGATTTCACCGACGACGCGTCGATCGCCGAATGGGCCGGCCTCAAGGTCGTGCTCGTCGAAGGCGCCGTCGACAATGTCAAGCTTACGCTGAAAAGGGATATCGCCATGGCCGACGAGAAACTCAAGCGCATTGCCCTGCCCGATGTGCGCACGGGCAACGGCTACGACGTGCACCAGCTCGTCGAGGGCGACGGTGTCACGCTCTGCGGCGTCTTCATTGCGCACACCAAGAAACTCTCCGGCCATTCCGATGCCGACGTGGCGCTGCATGCGCTCACCGATGCGCTGCTGGCCACCTGCGGCGCCGGCGACATTGGCGATCATTTCCCACCGTCGGAGCCGCAATGGAAAGGCGCGCCGTCGCGCATCTTCCTGGAACATGCGGCAAAGATCGTGCGCGAGCGCGGCGGCGTCATCACCAACGCCGATGTTTCGCTGATCGCGGAGGCGCCGAAGGTCGGTCCGCACCGCCAGACGATGCGGGAGAACCTTGCCGACATGCTGGACATTTCGCTCGACCGCTGCTCGGTCAAGGCGACCACCAACGAACGTCTCGGCTTCGTCGGGCGCGATGAAGGCATCGCGGCGATCGCAACGGCCACCGTCATCTATGGGACCCTCACCTGA
- a CDS encoding CinA family protein, producing MWPADIEVQAGQIIAAFSVKGFKVATAESCTGGLIAGALTEISGSSAVVDRGFVTYSNEAKVAMLGVEAATLAAHGAVARQTAVEMAEGAVQHSAADFAVAVTGIAGPSGGSADKPVGLVHLAAAGRNGGLLHREMRYGDIGRSNVRLATVRTALEMLMQIAQAE from the coding sequence ATGTGGCCCGCCGATATCGAAGTCCAGGCCGGGCAGATCATCGCTGCGTTCAGCGTGAAGGGCTTCAAGGTCGCGACGGCTGAATCGTGCACCGGCGGCCTGATCGCCGGCGCGCTCACCGAAATATCCGGCTCGTCCGCCGTCGTCGATCGTGGCTTCGTCACCTATTCCAACGAGGCGAAGGTCGCAATGCTCGGCGTCGAGGCGGCAACGCTCGCCGCCCATGGCGCCGTCGCGCGACAGACGGCTGTCGAGATGGCCGAGGGTGCCGTTCAGCATTCTGCGGCCGATTTCGCAGTGGCCGTCACGGGCATTGCCGGACCGAGCGGCGGGTCGGCTGACAAGCCGGTCGGGCTGGTGCATCTGGCCGCAGCCGGCCGAAACGGCGGGCTGCTGCACCGGGAGATGCGCTACGGCGATATCGGCCGCAGCAACGTCAGGCTTGCGACGGTGCGCACCGCGCTCGAGATGCTGATGCAGATCGCTCAGGCCGAATAG
- a CDS encoding type II toxin-antitoxin system RatA family toxin, producing the protein MPHFETNHVVKHTADQMFDLVADVEKYPQFLPLCEALKVRSRKERDGKMLLLADMTVGYKAIRETFTTQVLLNKAERTIDVKYIDGPFKYLDNRWRFEPSGEGQSVVHFDIDYEFKSRILGALMGSMFDRAFRMFSDAFEKRADSIYSA; encoded by the coding sequence ATGCCGCATTTCGAAACCAACCACGTCGTCAAGCACACCGCAGACCAGATGTTCGATCTCGTTGCCGACGTCGAAAAGTATCCGCAGTTTCTGCCGCTCTGTGAGGCGCTGAAAGTACGTTCCCGCAAGGAACGTGACGGCAAGATGCTGCTGCTTGCCGACATGACCGTCGGTTACAAGGCGATCCGAGAGACCTTCACGACGCAGGTGCTGTTGAACAAGGCCGAGCGCACCATCGATGTGAAGTACATCGACGGGCCGTTCAAATATCTCGACAACCGCTGGCGCTTCGAGCCCTCGGGCGAGGGGCAGTCGGTCGTGCATTTCGACATCGACTACGAATTCAAGAGCCGCATTCTCGGCGCGCTGATGGGCTCGATGTTCGATCGCGCGTTTCGCATGTTTTCCGACGCCTTCGAAAAGCGCGCCGACAGCATCTATTCGGCCTGA
- a CDS encoding AAA family ATPase, which translates to MNQPSKPASVNYVDDAVAADHIRSARRILVVGCSGGGKSTLSLKLARQFQLAYISIDRDIRWLPGWAERDRAEQRQRIVERIAADRWVMDGTSPSSFDIRVPRSDIVIWVRMPRLVCIRGVVTRWLKHFGRTRPEMAPGCIEKVDWDFLQFIWTFEQKFTPHIVAGLAKHGPDVPVLQLKSRRQIRRLLDLLGSPA; encoded by the coding sequence ATGAACCAGCCGTCAAAACCGGCAAGCGTCAACTATGTCGACGATGCCGTTGCCGCCGACCATATTCGCAGTGCCAGGCGTATCCTCGTTGTCGGGTGCTCCGGCGGCGGCAAGTCGACGCTTTCACTGAAGCTCGCCCGTCAGTTCCAGCTAGCTTATATTTCGATCGATCGCGATATCCGCTGGTTGCCGGGTTGGGCCGAGCGTGACCGGGCGGAGCAGCGCCAGCGCATTGTCGAGAGGATCGCCGCCGATCGCTGGGTCATGGATGGCACCAGTCCGTCCTCATTCGATATCCGGGTGCCAAGAAGCGACATCGTGATCTGGGTGCGCATGCCGCGGCTTGTCTGCATACGTGGCGTCGTTACCCGCTGGCTGAAACACTTCGGCCGCACCCGCCCGGAGATGGCGCCGGGGTGCATCGAAAAGGTCGATTGGGATTTCCTTCAATTCATCTGGACGTTCGAGCAGAAATTTACGCCGCACATCGTCGCAGGTCTGGCAAAGCACGGCCCCGACGTGCCGGTTCTGCAGCTGAAATCGCGCCGCCAGATACGCAGGCTCCTTGATCTTCTCGGTTCTCCCGCTTAA
- the lipA gene encoding lipoyl synthase, with product MVTVFDAVSDRAQRVRHPEKAHKPDTEVMRKPEWIRVKAPMSKGYMETRELVRSHKLVTVCEEAGCPNIGECWDKKHATFMIMGEICTRACAFCNVATGKPNALDMEEPANIAKAVKQMGLSHVVITSVDRDDLEDGGAEHFEKVIWAIREASPSTTIEILTPDFLKKPGALERVVAAKPDVFNHNMETVPGNYLTVRPGARYFHSVRLLQRVKELDPTMFTKSGIMVGLGEERNEVLQLMDDLRTADVDFLTIGQYLQPTRKHHKVEAFVTPEEFKSYETVAYTKGFLMVSSSPLTRSSHHAGDDFARLRAAREKKLAAVAG from the coding sequence ATGGTAACGGTATTCGATGCCGTCTCTGACCGGGCGCAACGCGTCCGCCATCCGGAAAAGGCGCACAAGCCCGACACGGAAGTGATGCGCAAGCCGGAGTGGATCCGCGTCAAGGCGCCGATGTCCAAGGGCTATATGGAGACCCGCGAGCTGGTGCGGTCGCATAAGCTCGTGACCGTGTGCGAAGAAGCCGGCTGCCCGAACATCGGCGAGTGCTGGGACAAGAAGCACGCCACCTTCATGATCATGGGTGAGATCTGTACCCGCGCCTGCGCTTTCTGCAACGTCGCGACCGGCAAGCCGAATGCGCTGGACATGGAAGAGCCGGCGAACATCGCCAAGGCCGTCAAGCAGATGGGCCTCAGCCACGTGGTCATCACCTCGGTCGACCGCGACGACCTGGAAGATGGTGGCGCCGAGCACTTCGAGAAGGTGATCTGGGCGATCCGCGAAGCATCGCCTTCGACGACCATCGAGATCCTGACGCCGGACTTCCTGAAGAAGCCGGGCGCGCTCGAGCGTGTCGTTGCTGCCAAGCCCGACGTCTTCAACCACAATATGGAAACCGTACCGGGCAACTACCTGACGGTCCGTCCGGGTGCACGCTACTTCCACTCCGTCCGACTGCTGCAGCGCGTGAAGGAACTGGACCCGACCATGTTCACCAAGTCAGGCATCATGGTTGGCCTCGGTGAAGAGCGCAACGAAGTGCTGCAGCTGATGGATGACCTGAGAACCGCTGACGTCGACTTCCTGACGATCGGCCAGTACCTGCAGCCGACCCGCAAGCACCACAAGGTCGAAGCGTTCGTGACGCCCGAGGAGTTCAAGTCCTACGAGACCGTCGCCTACACCAAGGGCTTCCTGATGGTGTCGTCGAGCCCGCTGACGCGCTCCTCGCACCACGCCGGCGACGACTTCGCCCGCCTGCGCGCGGCTCGCGAGAAGAAGCTGGCGGCCGTGGCAGGCTGA
- a CDS encoding GlsB/YeaQ/YmgE family stress response membrane protein: MSVNGVGILAAIIIGGLAGWLAERFMNSDMGLFMNILLGIIGAVVLNFILAAFGMTFGGWVAYLVIGFIGACLLIAVGRAVKR, translated from the coding sequence ATGAGCGTGAACGGCGTCGGTATTCTGGCTGCGATCATCATCGGCGGTTTGGCCGGGTGGCTCGCAGAGAGGTTCATGAACAGCGACATGGGGCTGTTCATGAACATACTGCTCGGCATCATCGGCGCGGTGGTGCTGAACTTTATCCTGGCGGCCTTCGGCATGACCTTTGGCGGCTGGGTTGCCTATCTGGTCATCGGCTTCATCGGCGCCTGCCTGCTGATCGCCGTTGGTCGCGCCGTCAAACGATAG
- the lpdA gene encoding dihydrolipoyl dehydrogenase, which translates to MAENYDVIVIGSGPGGYIAAIRAAQLGLKTAVVEREHLAGICSNWGCIPTKALLRSAEVLHYAQHPGSYGIKIEGTVTPDLKAIVARSRGIAERMNGGVGFLMKKNKVDVIWGEAKLTKPGEIVVGKSTKPVVQPQAPQPKNTKGEGTYTAKHIIIATGARPRALPGIEPDGKLIWTYFEAMKPEEMPKSLLVMGSGAIGIEFASFYRTMGVDVTVVEVMPNVMPVEDAEISGIAKKQFEKQGMKIHLQAKVTKVEKAANSITAHVEMKDGKVEKITADRMISAVGVQGNIENLGLETLGVKTDRGCIVIDGYGKTNVPGVYAIGDVAGPPMLAHKAEHEAVICVEKIAGLPNVHPMDKLKIPGCTYCHPQVASVGLTEAKAKELGRDIRVGRFPFVANGKAIALGEDQGLVKTIFDKKTGELLGAHMVGAEVTELIQGFVVAMNLETTEEDLMHTIFPHPTISETMKESVLDAYGRALNA; encoded by the coding sequence ATGGCTGAGAATTACGACGTCATCGTCATCGGTTCGGGTCCGGGGGGCTATATCGCCGCCATTCGTGCGGCACAGTTGGGTCTCAAGACCGCGGTCGTCGAGCGCGAGCATCTGGCCGGCATCTGCTCCAACTGGGGCTGCATCCCGACCAAGGCGCTGCTGCGCTCCGCTGAGGTTCTTCATTATGCCCAGCATCCGGGCAGCTATGGCATCAAGATCGAGGGCACGGTGACGCCGGATCTGAAGGCGATCGTCGCCCGCTCGCGCGGCATTGCCGAGCGCATGAACGGCGGCGTCGGCTTCCTGATGAAGAAGAATAAGGTCGACGTGATCTGGGGCGAAGCCAAGCTGACGAAGCCGGGCGAGATCGTCGTCGGCAAGTCGACGAAGCCCGTCGTCCAGCCGCAGGCGCCGCAGCCGAAGAACACCAAGGGTGAGGGCACCTACACCGCCAAGCACATCATCATTGCCACCGGCGCCCGTCCGCGCGCGCTGCCGGGCATCGAGCCCGATGGCAAGCTGATCTGGACCTATTTCGAGGCGATGAAGCCCGAGGAAATGCCGAAATCGCTGCTGGTCATGGGCTCGGGCGCGATCGGTATCGAGTTCGCCTCGTTCTACCGCACCATGGGTGTCGACGTGACGGTCGTCGAAGTCATGCCGAACGTCATGCCGGTCGAAGACGCCGAGATCTCGGGCATTGCCAAGAAGCAGTTCGAAAAGCAGGGCATGAAGATCCATCTCCAGGCCAAGGTGACGAAGGTCGAGAAGGCTGCCAACTCGATCACCGCCCATGTCGAGATGAAGGATGGCAAGGTCGAAAAGATCACCGCCGATCGCATGATCTCGGCCGTCGGCGTCCAGGGCAACATCGAGAACCTCGGCCTCGAAACGCTCGGCGTGAAGACCGACCGCGGCTGCATCGTCATCGACGGCTACGGCAAGACCAACGTTCCCGGCGTCTACGCGATCGGTGACGTTGCCGGCCCGCCGATGCTCGCCCACAAGGCCGAGCACGAAGCCGTCATCTGCGTCGAGAAGATCGCCGGCCTGCCGAACGTGCACCCGATGGACAAGCTGAAGATCCCGGGCTGCACCTATTGCCACCCGCAGGTCGCTTCGGTCGGTCTGACGGAAGCTAAGGCCAAGGAACTCGGCCGCGACATTCGCGTCGGCCGCTTCCCCTTCGTTGCCAACGGCAAGGCGATTGCGCTCGGCGAGGACCAGGGCCTGGTCAAGACGATCTTCGACAAAAAGACCGGCGAGCTGCTCGGCGCCCACATGGTCGGTGCCGAAGTCACCGAACTGATCCAGGGTTTTGTCGTCGCGATGAACCTCGAGACGACCGAGGAAGACCTGATGCACACCATCTTCCCGCATCCGACGATCTCGGAGACGATGAAGGAAAGCGTGCTCGACGCCTACGGCCGCGCGCTCAACGCCTAA
- a CDS encoding GNAT family N-acetyltransferase — protein sequence MVGGVTIRPAERREAAELAILVDIAAHGFASWLWYGAVQHGVTDTAFERGRNKLREEPGPGNWRDALVAEIDDEVAGLSVGYGIGPEAAEITARHPVLEPLLALQRQIVGHWFIESLGVYRHQRGRGIGKALLAKEFERAGSAPVSLITESHNVRAQALYRANGFGEAARVEAVPLFEESKKHDWVLFTRKVA from the coding sequence ATGGTGGGGGGCGTCACCATACGTCCGGCGGAAAGACGTGAGGCGGCGGAACTCGCCATCCTCGTCGACATCGCCGCGCATGGCTTTGCCTCCTGGCTTTGGTACGGCGCGGTTCAGCATGGGGTGACGGATACGGCCTTCGAGCGCGGCCGTAACAAGCTGCGCGAGGAGCCCGGCCCGGGGAATTGGCGCGATGCGCTGGTTGCCGAGATCGATGATGAGGTTGCCGGACTGTCGGTCGGCTATGGGATCGGGCCGGAAGCGGCTGAGATTACGGCCAGGCACCCGGTTCTCGAGCCCCTGCTGGCGCTGCAGAGGCAGATCGTCGGGCACTGGTTCATCGAGAGCCTCGGCGTCTATCGCCATCAGCGCGGTCGCGGGATCGGCAAGGCGCTCTTGGCAAAGGAATTCGAACGCGCCGGATCGGCGCCGGTGAGCCTGATCACCGAAAGCCACAACGTGAGGGCGCAGGCACTATACAGGGCAAACGGCTTCGGCGAGGCAGCGCGCGTCGAAGCGGTTCCGCTCTTTGAGGAAAGCAAGAAACACGACTGGGTGCTCTTCACCCGCAAGGTCGCTTGA
- a CDS encoding SGNH/GDSL hydrolase family protein — MKIVLCYGDSLTWGYDATDGGRHALADRWPSVLQKALGPDVQVIAEGLNGRTTAYDDHLADCDRNGAKVLPTVLHSHAPLDLVILLLGANDMKPIIHGTAFGAVQGIERLVSLVRRHDWPVAGEEGPEILIVSPPQLCETANTGFAAMFAGGIEQSAMLAPLYRDLADELDCGFFDAGSVAETTPLDGVHLDAENTRAIGRGLEPVVRMMLGV; from the coding sequence ATGAAAATAGTTCTCTGCTATGGCGACAGTCTGACCTGGGGCTATGATGCTACCGATGGCGGGCGTCATGCGCTTGCCGATCGCTGGCCAAGCGTATTGCAGAAGGCACTCGGCCCGGACGTCCAGGTCATTGCCGAAGGGCTGAACGGCCGCACCACCGCCTATGACGATCATCTCGCCGATTGCGACCGCAACGGCGCCAAGGTGCTGCCGACGGTGCTGCACAGCCACGCCCCGCTCGATCTCGTCATTCTGCTGCTCGGCGCCAACGACATGAAGCCGATCATTCACGGGACCGCGTTCGGTGCCGTGCAAGGGATCGAGCGTCTCGTCAGCCTGGTGCGCCGGCATGATTGGCCGGTCGCTGGCGAAGAAGGCCCGGAGATCCTGATCGTATCGCCGCCGCAGCTCTGCGAAACGGCCAATACCGGGTTTGCTGCCATGTTTGCCGGCGGCATCGAACAGTCGGCGATGCTGGCGCCACTTTACCGTGACCTCGCCGACGAACTCGATTGCGGCTTCTTCGATGCTGGCTCGGTGGCGGAGACCACGCCGCTCGATGGCGTACATCTCGATGCGGAAAATACGCGAGCGATCGGCCGCGGCCTGGAACCGGTCGTGCGGATGATGCTCGGGGTGTGA
- a CDS encoding pyruvate dehydrogenase complex dihydrolipoamide acetyltransferase → MPINITMPALSPTMEEGNLAKWLVKEGDKVKSGDVIAEIETDKATMEVEAVDEGTVAKLVVPAGTEGVKVNALIAVLAADGEDVAAAAKGGNGAAAPAPAAKAEAPAPAAPSAPAAAPAPAASAPAPAAQPAKAEGGARVFSSPLARRLAKDAGIDLSAIAGTGPHGRVIKKDVEAAVSGGTAKPAAAPAAGAAAPAAAPLAKGPSDDAVLKLFEPGSYELVPHDGMRKTIAKRLVESKQTIPHFYVSVDCELDALLALRAQLNAAAPEQGGKPVYKLSVNDMVIKALALALRDVPNANVSWTESNMVKHKHADVGVAVSIPGGLITPIVRQADLKSLSAISNEMKDLGQRAKDRKLKPEEYQGGTTAVSNMGMMGVKNFAAVVNPPHATILAIGAGEERVVVKNKQMVIANVMTVTLSTDHRAVDGALGAELLGAFKRYIENPMGMLV, encoded by the coding sequence ATGCCTATCAACATCACAATGCCTGCCCTCTCCCCGACGATGGAAGAAGGCAATCTGGCCAAGTGGCTGGTCAAGGAAGGCGATAAGGTCAAGTCCGGCGACGTGATCGCCGAGATCGAGACCGACAAGGCGACGATGGAAGTCGAAGCCGTCGACGAAGGCACCGTTGCCAAACTCGTCGTCCCCGCCGGCACCGAAGGCGTCAAGGTCAACGCGCTGATCGCCGTCCTCGCCGCCGATGGCGAGGATGTCGCTGCCGCCGCCAAGGGCGGCAACGGCGCGGCAGCACCGGCACCTGCCGCCAAGGCTGAAGCGCCTGCACCGGCAGCGCCGAGCGCTCCGGCTGCGGCTCCCGCACCGGCTGCTTCTGCACCGGCTCCGGCTGCGCAGCCTGCAAAGGCCGAAGGTGGCGCGCGCGTGTTCTCTTCGCCGCTCGCCCGTCGCCTTGCCAAGGACGCCGGCATCGATCTTTCGGCGATTGCAGGTACCGGCCCGCATGGCCGCGTCATCAAGAAGGACGTTGAAGCTGCCGTTTCCGGTGGCACCGCCAAGCCCGCCGCCGCACCGGCTGCCGGCGCTGCTGCTCCTGCAGCCGCTCCGCTTGCCAAGGGCCCGTCGGACGACGCCGTTCTCAAGCTCTTCGAGCCGGGTTCCTACGAGCTCGTGCCGCATGACGGCATGCGCAAGACGATCGCCAAGCGTCTCGTCGAATCCAAGCAGACGATCCCGCACTTCTACGTGTCGGTCGATTGCGAACTCGACGCGCTGCTGGCGCTGCGCGCACAGCTCAATGCCGCTGCTCCCGAGCAGGGCGGCAAGCCGGTCTACAAGCTCTCCGTCAACGACATGGTCATCAAGGCCCTGGCGCTGGCACTGCGCGACGTTCCGAACGCGAACGTTTCCTGGACCGAAAGCAACATGGTCAAGCACAAGCACGCCGACGTCGGTGTTGCCGTGTCGATCCCCGGCGGCCTGATCACCCCGATCGTGCGCCAGGCGGACCTGAAGAGCCTGTCGGCCATCTCCAACGAGATGAAGGACCTCGGCCAGCGCGCCAAGGACCGCAAGCTGAAGCCTGAGGAATACCAGGGCGGCACCACTGCCGTCTCGAACATGGGCATGATGGGCGTCAAGAACTTCGCCGCCGTCGTCAACCCGCCGCACGCCACGATCCTGGCGATCGGTGCCGGCGAGGAACGCGTCGTCGTGAAGAACAAGCAGATGGTCATCGCCAATGTCATGACCGTCACGCTCTCGACCGACCATCGCGCCGTCGATGGCGCGCTCGGCGCCGAACTGCTCGGTGCCTTCAAGCGCTACATCGAAAACCCGATGGGCATGCTGGTCTGA
- a CDS encoding pyruvate dehydrogenase complex E1 component subunit beta: MPVEILMPALSPTMEEGTLSKWLKNEGDKVTSGDVIAEIETDKATMEVEAVDEGTIGKLLIAAGTEGVKVNTPIAVLLQDGEGAGDIAAPKAEAPKAAAAEAPAASAPASVAAQPKVEVAADPAIPAGTEMVTMTVREALRDAMAEEMRASDDVFVMGEEVAEYQGAYKITQGLLQEFGARRVIDTPITEHGFAGVGVGAAMTGLRPIVEFMTFNFAMQAIDQIINSAAKTLYMSGGQMGAPIVFRGPSGAAARVAAQHSQCYAAWYSHIPGLKVVMPYTAADAKGLLKAAIRDPNPVIFLENEILYGHSFEVPKLDDFVLPIGKARIHKVGKDATIVSFGIGMTYAVKAVAELEAQGIDVELIDLRTIRPMDLPTVIESVKKTGRLVTVEEGYPQSSVGTEIATRVMQQAFDYLDAPILTIAGKDVPMPYAANLEKLALPNVAEVVDAVKAVCYK; the protein is encoded by the coding sequence ATGCCAGTAGAAATTCTTATGCCTGCCCTTTCCCCGACCATGGAGGAAGGCACGCTCTCGAAATGGCTGAAGAACGAGGGCGACAAGGTCACCTCCGGTGACGTCATTGCCGAGATCGAGACCGACAAGGCGACGATGGAAGTCGAAGCCGTTGACGAAGGCACGATCGGCAAGCTCTTGATCGCCGCCGGCACCGAAGGCGTCAAGGTCAACACCCCGATCGCCGTGCTGCTGCAGGACGGCGAAGGCGCAGGCGATATCGCCGCTCCGAAGGCCGAAGCACCGAAGGCAGCTGCTGCCGAAGCGCCGGCCGCTTCCGCGCCGGCTTCGGTTGCAGCCCAGCCGAAGGTCGAAGTTGCCGCTGATCCGGCGATCCCCGCCGGCACCGAAATGGTCACCATGACCGTTCGTGAAGCGCTTCGTGATGCGATGGCCGAAGAAATGCGCGCCAGCGACGACGTCTTCGTCATGGGCGAAGAAGTCGCCGAATACCAAGGCGCCTACAAGATCACCCAAGGCCTCTTGCAGGAATTCGGTGCACGTCGCGTCATCGATACCCCGATCACCGAGCACGGCTTTGCCGGCGTCGGCGTCGGCGCTGCCATGACCGGTCTGCGCCCGATCGTCGAGTTCATGACCTTCAACTTCGCCATGCAGGCGATCGACCAGATCATCAACTCCGCTGCCAAGACGCTCTACATGTCCGGTGGCCAGATGGGCGCGCCGATCGTCTTCCGTGGCCCGAGCGGTGCCGCTGCCCGCGTGGCCGCCCAGCACTCGCAGTGCTACGCCGCCTGGTACAGCCATATCCCGGGTCTGAAAGTCGTCATGCCCTACACGGCCGCCGACGCCAAGGGCCTGCTCAAGGCTGCGATCCGCGATCCGAACCCGGTCATCTTCCTCGAAAACGAAATCCTCTACGGTCACTCGTTCGAAGTGCCGAAGCTTGACGATTTCGTTCTGCCGATCGGCAAGGCCCGTATCCACAAGGTCGGCAAGGATGCGACGATCGTCTCCTTCGGCATCGGCATGACCTACGCCGTCAAGGCAGTTGCCGAACTCGAAGCGCAAGGCATCGACGTCGAACTGATCGACCTGCGCACCATCCGTCCGATGGACCTGCCGACGGTCATCGAATCCGTCAAGAAGACCGGCCGTCTCGTCACCGTCGAAGAAGGCTACCCGCAGTCTTCCGTCGGCACCGAAATCGCGACCCGCGTCATGCAGCAGGCCTTCGACTACCTTGACGCTCCGATCCTGACGATCGCCGGCAAGGACGTGCCGATGCCTTACGCCGCGAACCTCGAGAAGCTGGCGCTTCCGAACGTCGCAGAGGTTGTCGATGCGGTGAAAGCCGTTTGCTACAAATAA